A window of Theropithecus gelada isolate Dixy chromosome 8, Tgel_1.0, whole genome shotgun sequence genomic DNA:
GTGATCGGATGTCTCCTTCTCAGGGAAGCCTTCATTTGTCACCTTATCTATCCAATGcactattgtttttcttttaatcattaaCTGCTTGCTGACACTGTTACACACTTATTTACTATCTGTCTTCCTCTATGAGGGTGCACGCTGCTTCATTCTCTGCTATGTCCCCACAAACTTGAAGAACACCTGAGACACAACGGGTCCACGACTTTCATTAGTTAGGAAGTGAACTAACGAAGAGGCAAGTGAGGAGATAGAAATTCTAATCTTCTTAGCAATCTTTGTTACAATGGGAATGTATCTGTGTACTGTTTATaaaattagagaataaaaaagtaaaacagaaaagaattaatgattttaaaggttttagaaaacaaaattgttggccgggtgcagtggctcacgcctgtaatcccaacactttgggaagtcgaggtgggtagatcacgagttcaggagttcaagaccagcatggccaagatgtgaaaccctgtctctactaaaaatacaacaaaatcagctgggcatggtgacgggtgcctgtaatcccagctactcgggaggctgaggcagagaattgcttacacttgggaggtggaggttgcagtgagccaaaatcgtgccaccgcactccaacctgggcaacagagcaagactacgtctcaagaaaccaaaacaaaacaaaaccaaaattgttTCTCCCTCAGTTCCCATTCTACTAATGTACTAAAGCTCTTTGTAACTTGTTTTTGAAACCTTTTTTACACACTATCTTAGATATTGACAATGGCAACAAGTAAAAgtgaactgaaaacagaaatggaaaaagccCTTTATTTCGACATTAAAGATTTGGAGGTACAGTTTGCTGCACAGAAGTTTTCACTTCTCCACAGTTTCACCAGGTATAGAGTGTGCATCCTTGACATTGAAACTGAAGGCCTTATGGTTTCATCTTGTAAGGCAGATTCCCAAAGAGAATTGGTTTACCTGAGTCCCAGGGGGCTGACAGTGGACAGTTTAAAACATTGGTGACTCTTTATTACTATAAAAGAAAAGGGTTAGATTTAGGCTAGCCAACATGTAAGCCTTTTTATGTCCTAGAACCCAATGATTTCCCATCTCTCTGTAATGGCATGAAGTAAGGCAGATGACTCTAGAAGATCCTCTTAACGCTAGGGCACACAGTTGCACCAGGGCCCTGTCTGGACACTCCTGCCTGATGGCCTGCACCACTGAGCGAAAAAACCTCTCCATCTCCACCAGGGTGCCATGGGGTCAACCAGTGCTGGCCCCTCATCCCCTTCTACTTACCCCCACCGCCGGAGGCTGTCGACGCAGGGGGCAGTGTTCTAGAACATAAAACACAACTGCTTCTGAGGACTAGCACACTCCCGACAACATGGGGATTTTAGGCCGTGCCATACTGTTTGCTACCAGCTTTTTGCCACTTAATTAACATTTGCATGTCATTATTAttcaaaagcttaaaaaatacacaagatgaaaactggaaagaaggagAATGTAAACTTCAGAACGGGATATTCTTAACTACCAAAAGAATTTTACACATCTATTGTTTTATATTAACTTTtgagtcaacattttaaaataaatattttgaaaacacataCTAAGGCTAATGGAACATAAAATACAGTTTCTTGTCAAATTTAATATATGTTCAGAAAACCAAGATATAAATAGCAggctaaaaatacacaaaagtattTTCATCCTTTTTGTGAAACAATTTTGGGGAGTGTATACTCAAGAAAAAGGTATGTAACACATCTGTGATGATTTCAAACACTGCTATGACTTCTCCACCTTCAAAGAGGCAGTTAACACATTTGTAGAGCAGAGAAATCACGCAGTGAATGCGTTCTTACTCAAATTTTAACCTAATCTTTACGTAAAGACAGTCAAAGTTTAAGATTTCTTCAATTTCGGTTGCTGGAACCTATTTGTGCTTGTAACTGTGAAGTGCAAAATTTTTTATTGGTGTGACTTTTGCTACAATGATATAGTTTATTATTATAGTTACAATTAAATTATGAATAGGAATAAATCTTTTCAAGTGATGCTTCAAGCAAAATAAGTACAAGTCAAACAAGGCCTGTTACAAATgagcaaaaatgttttaaaaatgtctcttcaTAGTTAACACTGACCAAAGTTTCTTCAAAAATCAATATTGATAACGGATTTCTAAATGTACTTTTTCATACTTCCTCTTTGATACAATCGATGGCTTAAGCTAccttaatttgtttctttaaacagCCTCACTATTAAGAACCTAGGTTTTAAAAAACCCTTTATTGTATGCATCTTTACACACGCTGCAGCGCAAGACTCCAACGGAACAAAGAAAAAGACTTCACTCCCCTCAATTATTCATACTACAGACTACTTCTCCTTTTGACCTATAAGAAGGAAAAGTCTTGGAGAAATAGATTCATAACAGACTTGATCAATAAGTCTAGAAGTTCCACAGGACAGCAAGTCATCTATCTATTCCTAAAGAGTTTATCATTGGAATGATCAAATGCATATTCTTTAAGTAAAAACTGGGGAAATAATTTAAGTTATGAAAAAGTtgtgataaatttaaaatatggatgCACTGTTACATGTTTATTTAGCAAAGATGACTTGGAAAAGGAGATTCACATACTTCCACTGTATCCTCCAGgtaagttttccttttcttctgcagaCCTCTCCACGTTACAGTCAACTACAGAACGTGGCTCATGTTCACTCGGGGCTTCGCCTTCAGAGGAGTTTGATATTTTGGAAGTGGTACCTTCGTCCTGTGTGCTTTTCAGACCAACCGCTTCTTTCACTTCTTCAAGGATTCCTTCCAAAGGAGTTAAATCACCATCATGTCCTTTTGGAAGAGCGGGGTCCTCAAAGGTGTAAGAAAAGCCATTGCCCTCTGGCCATGCGTCTTCTTTCTGCTGAGGCCCAGCCTGTCTACAACACCTTAAGGTTTCTTCAGGGCCAGAGGATTCCTCAGAAGTCACGCAACTCAAAGTTGCACGGCCTTCTCCGTTTGCAGTTTTCTGAGGACTGGAGACGGTTTTTGCTGTGAAACTGGTAATGTCAACTGTTCTGGTTTTTTTACCAACGCAGGAAAAATCAGACATTTCAAATATGCTTGTTCTCTCCTTCTTAGAAAGACTTCTGCAGCTGAACTGAGCAGGGTTTGACGGCAGCTGAGATTTGGGAGGAAGATTCTCTGAATTCCTTTCCTTAAGATTATCAGGTGAAAAATAGTCATCATATGAATCCCCACAGCTAAGAGCCTCGAGTGCAGGTCCCGCCGTGCGCTGCAGGCTGCCTTCTGACCTACACAGCTGCAGCCTCGGCATGATAGATCTCCTGATGCTCCTCTTTCTCTTGCATTTTTCCTTTGGAGGTGAATGGAAGCCATATgatactctttttctctttactgAGGAACTCCTGGGTCTTGAATGTATCAAAAGGTGGCCTTTTGTTGAAGACAACGTAGGAGACAAACGATACTTCTCTTCAAACGTCTCCTGAGACACACCTGCAGCCTGCTTTTGGTCAGGGGTGACTATTTTACCCACAATATTTCTTTGcaagtttatttcttcctttgaaagATTACTCAGAAATTTCTGAGGACTTGATTTATCAAGGTGAGCGAAAGATGGTGATAAATGagtattatttgttttcaataCAAGTGAAGAAATACACATATCACTTTTAGTGTCATTAATGGATCCTCCCAACTTCCTTTCCTGATTTCCACATCCTGAGTTTCCACAAAGATCATCAAAAGACGAGTGTAAGCCACCAGCAATGGATTCATCTGGAAAACATTAACGGGGAGCTAACTTTTAAAAGTGgtttaaattattctaaattcAATTTTCAGTTGACCAATAAAACATTACTTTTAAAGTACAGCTATTAGTTAAGAAGACTATTAACCACATTTGGGTTCTTCTCATTTCCATTTAAGTTTTAGGCCAGTATTTTCAACTAGAAAACCTGGGCTTTGATGAGTGTATAGGACAGTGGTGGGGATAGAGAAGAGGGGTAAcaaacttctaaaaattttagGCAAATTTCCATATGCACGTGCACATTTTCCCGGAAGAGCTTCCATAGTTTGTCGCTAAATTTTCCAGGAGATCAATAATTCTAAAACCTAAGAACGACTGCTGTAAGGTCTAGGGAAAGTCCTAGTCTTGTGTGAAACATTCCCTCAATGAACATAGCTCACCTTTACCTTCCCTGTCTTCCAGTGAAGTCCTCGTATGACACTTATATTCAAAAGTGAGCCATTTGGTAGGTCTTAATGTTTCAACTCTTGTATAGCTTACTCATTTCCTGAGAGTAATGCTAAGCTGCTGCTACCTCCTGAAAATTCTGTACTCCTCTGTACCCTCCGGGCCTTGCCCTTTCCTCCATACTTTATTCTAGGTAAATACaattcatccttcaaaacccaccTGGGTTGTCAACATCCCTGGGACCCTCCCACTGCCTTTGCCAGGTCTCCCTGGCCTTGCCCCCTCTGCTACACAGCATCATGCATCATACTGCCCCGTGGTTACGTGGGTGTCTGCCCATCACTATGCTATCGGCTACTAAAGGTCTATTCATTTTGGAATGAATATACAGAAGTCTCTAGTCCTGTGCTGGCTCCCCTAGTAGGGGCTTAGCACTTGCTGGTGGAGGGCCTGTGTTTTGTAGAAATCACGCAAATCTGGAGGTAACATAAGTGTTATAAGTCTCTGACTGAAATCACTAAAGTTctgctttaaaaaggaagaacataGGTAACCACCAAAGCTTCCCTTCCGACTGTGCCCCGGGAGGGGAGGGAAGCCCAGTGGGCAGGAGGCACCGTGCGTGTCTTCAAGGCAGTAGTTGGAAATAAGGTCATAAAGCATCTAAAATTGCTTTATGTTTTATCATACTTTTCAAAAACCCGATAAGCAATGTGACATGTCACTAAGACTGTAAACTGTGATGTCAGACTGCCTAAGTTAGAAGCTTGGGTTTGCCATTCACAAACCACATGACCTTGCACAAGCTGTTTGACCTCTGTGTCCTGGTTTTTCACTGGCAAAATGGGATGGTGATGGAACCTACCTCTTAAGGCTAATGGGAGAATAACTCAGATAACAGTGAGTAAGACACTTAGAGGAGTGCCTACAacacaacaaaaatgaaatcaatgttagctattattatcactTGTTTCCAACTTCTAGGAAATAAATGTatcaagtataaaataaaaagatggagacTGTTTAAGAGAAATGGGTAAATAATTCCAGCACACAGAGGTGAGAGTACAAGGATTAACCCTGCACTGAAAAGAGGCTTTGGTTTAAACTTTTAATATCTTGATGCCGTCTTGTGCTTTGTCATTGCTGTGGCTTTCATAATAAATATTCCATAACATCTCAAGCACTTTCGAACACAGTATTTCTAGGGGTCGCTGCTACTTATTTGGGCCCTACTGGGGGCTAGGTGAGAAATTGGTACGAAGAAGAAATGACCATGAACAATTATCATCCTAAGTGACACAAGGGCtcccacattaaaaaatatgtatgtgcataACATGTAACTAACTGCATTAATTCTTACCAATGTTCTTTCTGCTTGTAATTAGAAATCCTCTATTTAGCTCCTCAATTGATTGACGATCTTTACATACTTCACTGACCTCGTTCAATAACATGTTCGTTGTGTTAATTAGACATTGTGTGAAACAACATTTCCTTAGCTCTGACCTCAGTTCTACGTAGTTTAAACTGCATACAGATTAGTTCATATATGaccacaataatttttttaaatgagcaatgGATTCTGTAGCAAGAAAGCAAATGCCTAGGGAAAAAAACCTATAGGAACCAAAAAGGAAGTTTAACTcatgccttaattttattataataccTAATTTCAGGGGGATATTTAGAAGTTCTAGTTTTAACTAATTATTTTACTCATCAGACGTTGCTACATGAAATTCTAAATCAGAACTTAAATAtatcacagaaaggaaaataaaaaatttacctgAACACAAAGTATCATGTGAAATGTTCAAAGGTGCTTCACACAGAGAGTTACTTGGATTATCGTGAGACTGTTGAATCATTTGGGAAGCTAAAAACAGGACCAAGACACTGCATTAAAGTTTCAGTATTTTTTAGCAGATGAAGCCAGCAGGAAATCCTCCTATTAATCATAGGTGATTCTGTTAAATCCTATAATCACAAAGTTAGAAGGGATCTTAAAGTCAGCTTGCCTAAATATAATCAGAAGCTCAACAGAGTTAAGTGAACACTTCCTGTCTATTTTAGTCTTCTTGTTTGATAATCATGGCTTTTTCTTCAAGGATGCTCACCATAGTTACCTCTAAAACTAGAGCACTGCTTCTCAACCAGGATGACATGGGGTCCCAGCAGATAGCTGGTAATGTCTGGACACATTTGTGGATGTTGCCAGTGAGGGAGAGCAGTGGGTACGTTGCTAGTGTTagtggggagaggcagggatgCTGCTGAGCTTCCTGCCACACACAGGGCAGTGCCCCCAGCAAAGAATTACCCAGACCCAACTGTCAGCTGTGCTGTGTTGAGAAATCCTAGAGGTTTCATAGAAAACACTTAGGATGTCAATGACTTAACAAATAAGGTCCTAAGTACTATCTTCAAAGGCTGTTCATACAATagtcaagaaacaaaagaaatgtttggATCTCATATCCAAAGATATTTTTTAGAGACTCAAAATGATACATTTCTGAGAAAACTTCAGTCAAAAAGAGAATAAACCAAGATAAAGAAGGGAAGCACACATAAAATTTTCAGTTAAGTTTTAAACTGTGCTGGATGCAGTGAAGTAGCAGAATTAACACTGTAAAGTAATAGAAAAAGTAAAGTTTAAGGCAAATTACTTTATACGCATAATTGCACATTGGAACAATTTGGACGTCTACCTGGGACACAGTTATCTTCCTCAATGTCCATTCTCACTTCTTCTTAACAACAGAACTTTGATTTTATCAGTATAGCAATGCATCCCAGTCAAGACTACATTTCAGTCTTGCCTGCAAAACGGGTGGGCATATGACCACATTCCAGCCAACGGAATTAGACAGGAGTATTGGATAGACGTCTGGTAAGGCTGTCAAAGGGAGATGGCTTAGCTGGGAGGCACACACATTTTGGAAGAAAAGTCAGGCAGGCCTAACAGAAAGATGGGAACCTAGTTTCTTAAAGACACCATGGAATGGCATCCCAGCCCTGACTGCCTACTTCTGAACTAGGCAAGACAGAGAAAGGCAATTCTATCGATTTTAAGtcactggtttttttctttctttgttatatGCAGCCGAAATTAACCTTAACTGATATAGATGGACAAAGGATGTAAAATTAAGA
This region includes:
- the MCPH1 gene encoding microcephalin isoform X3, with protein sequence MAAPILKDVVAYVEVWSSNGTENYSKTFTTQLVDMGAKVSKTFNKQVTHVIFKDGYQSTWDKAQKRGVKLVSVLWVEKCRTAGAHIDESLFPAANTNEHLPSLIKKKRKCMQPKDFNFKTPENDKRFQKKFEKMAKELQRQKTSLDDDVPILLFESNGSLTYSPTIKINSSHHSAMEKRLQEMKEKRENLSPTSSQMIQQSHDNPSNSLCEAPLNISHDTLCSDESIAGGLHSSFDDLCGNSGCGNQERKLGGSINDTKSDMCISSLVLKTNNTHLSPSFAHLDKSSPQKFLSNLSKEEINLQRNIVGKIVTPDQKQAAGVSQETFEEKYRLSPTLSSTKGHLLIHSRPRSSSVKRKRVSYGFHSPPKEKCKRKRSIRRSIMPRLQLCRSEGSLQRTAGPALEALSCGDSYDDYFSPDNLKERNSENLPPKSQLPSNPAQFSCRSLSKKERTSIFEMSDFSCVGKKTRTVDITSFTAKTVSSPQKTANGEGRATLSCVTSEESSGPEETLRCCRQAGPQQKEDAWPEGNGFSYTFEDPALPKGHDGDLTPLEGILEEVKEAVGLKSTQDEGTTSKISNSSEGEAPSEHEPRSVVDCNVERSAEEKENLPGGYSGSVKNRPTRHDVLDGSCDSFKDLIKPHEELKKSGKGKKLCRRECHLSAGPYRGTLFADQPVMFVSPASSPPVAKLCELVHLCGGRVSQVPRQASIVIGPYSGKKKATVKYLSEKWVLDSITQHKVCASENYLLPQ
- the MCPH1 gene encoding microcephalin isoform X4, with protein sequence MLIVPIIGAAFYCGVLVCQALCLGWCDVVAYVEVWSSNGTENYSKTFTTQLVDMGAKVSKTFNKQVTHVIFKDGYQSTWDKAQKRGVKLVSVLWVEKCRTAGAHIDESLFPAANTNEHLPSLIKKKRKCMQPKDFNFKTPENDKRFQKKFEKMAKELQRQKTSLDDDVPILLFESNGSLTYSPTIKINSSHHSAMEKRLQEMKEKRENLSPTSSQMIQQSHDNPSNSLCEAPLNISHDTLCSDESIAGGLHSSFDDLCGNSGCGNQERKLGGSINDTKSDMCISSLVLKTNNTHLSPSFAHLDKSSPQKFLSNLSKEEINLQRNIVGKIVTPDQKQAAGVSQETFEEKYRLSPTLSSTKGHLLIHSRPRSSSVKRKRVSYGFHSPPKEKCKRKRSIRRSIMPRLQLCRSEGSLQRTAGPALEALSCGDSYDDYFSPDNLKERNSENLPPKSQLPSNPAQFSCRSLSKKERTSIFEMSDFSCVGKKTRTVDITSFTAKTVSSPQKTANGEGRATLSCVTSEESSGPEETLRCCRQAGPQQKEDAWPEGNGFSYTFEDPALPKGHDGDLTPLEGILEEVKEAVGLKSTQDEGTTSKISNSSEGEAPSEHEPRSVVDCNVERSAEEKENLPGGYSGSM
- the MCPH1 gene encoding microcephalin isoform X5, coding for MAAPILKVAYVEVWSSNGTENYSKTFTTQLVDMGAKVSKTFNKQVTHVIFKDGYQSTWDKAQKRGVKLVSVLWVEKCRTAGAHIDESLFPAANTNEHLPSLIKKKRKCMQPKDFNFKTPENDKRFQKKFEKMAKELQRQKTSLDDDVPILLFESNGSLTYSPTIKINSSHHSAMEKRLQEMKEKRENLSPTSSQMIQQSHDNPSNSLCEAPLNISHDTLCSDESIAGGLHSSFDDLCGNSGCGNQERKLGGSINDTKSDMCISSLVLKTNNTHLSPSFAHLDKSSPQKFLSNLSKEEINLQRNIVGKIVTPDQKQAAGVSQETFEEKYRLSPTLSSTKGHLLIHSRPRSSSVKRKRVSYGFHSPPKEKCKRKRSIRRSIMPRLQLCRSEGSLQRTAGPALEALSCGDSYDDYFSPDNLKERNSENLPPKSQLPSNPAQFSCRSLSKKERTSIFEMSDFSCVGKKTRTVDITSFTAKTVSSPQKTANGEGRATLSCVTSEESSGPEETLRCCRQAGPQQKEDAWPEGNGFSYTFEDPALPKGHDGDLTPLEGILEEVKEAVGLKSTQDEGTTSKISNSSEGEAPSEHEPRSVVDCNVERSAEEKENLPGGYSGSM
- the MCPH1 gene encoding microcephalin isoform X6, translated to MAAPILKDVVAYVEVWSSNGTENYSKTFTTQLVDMGAKVSKTFNKQVTHVIFKDGYQSTWDKAQKRGVKLVSVLWVEKCRTAGAHIDESLFPAANTNEHLPSLIKKKRKCMQPKDFNFKTPENDKRFQKKFEKMAKELQRQKTSLASQMIQQSHDNPSNSLCEAPLNISHDTLCSDESIAGGLHSSFDDLCGNSGCGNQERKLGGSINDTKSDMCISSLVLKTNNTHLSPSFAHLDKSSPQKFLSNLSKEEINLQRNIVGKIVTPDQKQAAGVSQETFEEKYRLSPTLSSTKGHLLIHSRPRSSSVKRKRVSYGFHSPPKEKCKRKRSIRRSIMPRLQLCRSEGSLQRTAGPALEALSCGDSYDDYFSPDNLKERNSENLPPKSQLPSNPAQFSCRSLSKKERTSIFEMSDFSCVGKKTRTVDITSFTAKTVSSPQKTANGEGRATLSCVTSEESSGPEETLRCCRQAGPQQKEDAWPEGNGFSYTFEDPALPKGHDGDLTPLEGILEEVKEAVGLKSTQDEGTTSKISNSSEGEAPSEHEPRSVVDCNVERSAEEKENLPGGYSGSM
- the MCPH1 gene encoding microcephalin isoform X2 — protein: MAAPILKDVVAYVEVWSSNGTENYSKTFTTQLVDMGAKVSKTFNKQVTHVIFKDGYQSTWDKAQKRGVKLVSVLWVEKCRTAGAHIDESLFPAANTNEHLPSLIKKKRKCMQPKDFNFKTPENDKRFQKKFEKMAKELQRQKTSLDDDVPILLFESNGSLTYSPTIKINSSHHSAMEKRLQEMKEKRENLSPTSSQMIQQSHDNPSNSLCEAPLNISHDTLCSDESIAGGLHSSFDDLCGNSGCGNQERKLGGSINDTKSDMCISSLVLKTNNTHLSPSFAHLDKSSPQKFLSNLSKEEINLQRNIVGKIVTPDQKQAAGVSQETFEEKYRLSPTLSSTKGHLLIHSRPRSSSVKRKRVSYGFHSPPKEKCKRKRSIRRSIMPRLQLCRSEGSLQRTAGPALEALSCGDSYDDYFSPDNLKERNSENLPPKSQLPSNPAQFSCRSLSKKERTSIFEMSDFSCVGKKTRTVDITSFTAKTVSSPQKTANGEGRATLSCVTSEESSGPEETLRCCRQAGPQQKEDAWPEGNGFSYTFEDPALPKGHDGDLTPLEGILEEVKEAVGLKSTQDEGTTSKISNSSEGEAPSEHEPRSVVDCNVERSAEEKENLPGGYSGSVKNRPTRHDVLDGSCDSFKDLIKPHEELKKSGKGKKPTRTLVMTSMPSEKQNVVIQVVDKLKGFSIAPDVCETTTHVLSGKPLRTLNVLLGIARGCWVLSYDWVLWSLELGHWISEEPFELSNHFPAAPLCRRECHLSAGPYRGTLFADQPVMFVSPASSPPVAKLCELVHLCGGRVSQVPRQASIVIGPYSGKKKATVKYLSEKWVLDSITQHKVCASENYLLPQ